A portion of the Hoylesella buccalis ATCC 35310 genome contains these proteins:
- a CDS encoding purine-nucleoside phosphorylase, with product MYEKIQETASWLKERMTTSPKTAIILGTGLGQLASEITDSYEFAYTDIPNFPLSTVEGHSGKLIFGKLGGKDIMAMQGRFHYYEGYDMKEVTFPERIMYELGIETLFVSNASGGMNPDFNIGDLMIIDDHINFFPEHPLHGKNFPAGPRFPDMHEAYDGQLRTLADKIAKEKGIRVVHGVYVGVQGPTFETPAEYRMYHRLGGDAVGMSTVPEVIVARHCGIKVFGMSIITDLGIEGQPVEVSHEEVQAAANKAQPLMTEIMSEIIKRS from the coding sequence ATGTACGAAAAAATTCAAGAAACAGCATCCTGGTTGAAAGAAAGGATGACAACAAGTCCAAAGACAGCAATCATCCTGGGAACCGGACTAGGACAATTAGCTTCAGAGATAACAGATAGTTACGAATTCGCCTATACTGACATTCCAAACTTCCCCCTGTCCACGGTGGAAGGTCATTCTGGCAAGCTTATTTTTGGCAAGCTGGGTGGCAAGGACATCATGGCTATGCAAGGCCGATTCCACTATTATGAAGGTTATGACATGAAAGAAGTAACCTTCCCAGAGCGCATCATGTACGAGCTTGGCATTGAAACTTTGTTTGTTTCCAATGCCTCGGGAGGAATGAATCCCGACTTTAATATTGGAGATTTGATGATTATCGACGATCATATCAACTTCTTCCCTGAGCATCCACTCCATGGTAAGAACTTCCCAGCAGGTCCAAGATTCCCTGACATGCACGAGGCTTATGACGGACAACTAAGAACACTGGCTGACAAAATTGCCAAAGAAAAAGGTATCAGAGTGGTTCATGGTGTATACGTTGGCGTACAGGGACCGACTTTTGAAACACCTGCAGAATACAGAATGTATCATCGTTTAGGTGGTGACGCTGTTGGAATGAGCACCGTACCCGAAGTTATCGTGGCTCGTCACTGTGGCATCAAGGTGTTTGGAATGAGCATCATAACAGATTTAGGCATTGAGGGACAACCCGTCGAAGTTTCTCATGAAGAGGTTCAGGCTGCTGCGAACAAGGCTCAACCACTGATGACTGAAATCATGAGCGAAATCATCAAGAGAAGTTAA
- a CDS encoding DUF6371 domain-containing protein: MGNYSLQKYKGTATRHTCPKCGDRHSFVYYVDENNVPLHPSVGRCNHESGCGYHYTPKEYFQEHPEHRTTNDFSFDRQRAEQKKVKQQSKPTAIGYIPPHYVEKSQSERSNFFRFLFTLLTSYYGDKAKEVLKRLLEEYRLGATRDGSVIFWQIDRTGKVRTGKVMQYNPEDGHRIKGGQTSAVNWIHSILKKQRVLAEDWQLSQCLFGEHLLKTHPDKVVVLVESEKSAVIGSAIFPDYVWLATGGKSQMREEKLRVLSGRTVLLFPDADAYAEWKQRAESMYFCKVVVSDIIERNATPKQKEAHIDIADWIIFQIREGKVMSTANHLVEAERILQRMIEKNPVLQKLIDDLDLVLVGASPIGNDDEKPP; encoded by the coding sequence ATGGGCAATTATTCATTACAGAAGTATAAAGGAACGGCAACACGGCATACCTGCCCCAAATGCGGAGACAGGCATTCTTTCGTCTATTACGTGGACGAAAATAATGTGCCGTTGCATCCATCGGTCGGCAGATGTAACCACGAAAGCGGTTGTGGGTATCACTACACTCCGAAAGAGTATTTTCAAGAGCATCCTGAACACAGAACTACCAATGATTTCTCTTTTGACAGGCAAAGAGCAGAGCAGAAGAAAGTGAAGCAGCAAAGTAAGCCGACAGCCATCGGCTATATTCCCCCTCACTATGTGGAGAAGTCGCAAAGCGAGCGTAGCAATTTCTTCCGTTTCCTCTTCACACTCCTTACTTCCTACTATGGCGACAAGGCGAAAGAGGTGTTGAAGCGGTTGTTGGAGGAATACCGTTTGGGGGCTACCCGTGACGGCTCTGTTATCTTTTGGCAGATAGACAGGACGGGCAAGGTACGCACGGGAAAGGTGATGCAGTACAATCCCGAAGACGGACACCGTATCAAGGGAGGACAGACATCGGCAGTGAACTGGATACACAGCATATTGAAAAAGCAGCGTGTGTTGGCAGAGGATTGGCAACTATCCCAATGCCTTTTCGGGGAACACTTGTTGAAAACGCATCCCGACAAGGTGGTGGTCTTGGTGGAATCCGAGAAGAGTGCCGTTATCGGTTCTGCTATCTTCCCCGATTATGTATGGCTGGCTACGGGTGGTAAGAGTCAGATGAGAGAAGAGAAACTCCGTGTACTGTCAGGGCGAACCGTGCTTCTCTTTCCCGATGCCGATGCTTATGCCGAGTGGAAACAGCGAGCCGAGAGCATGTACTTTTGTAAGGTGGTGGTTTCGGACATCATCGAAAGGAATGCCACCCCGAAACAAAAAGAAGCCCATATCGACATAGCCGATTGGATTATCTTTCAGATACGGGAGGGCAAGGTGATGAGTACAGCCAACCACTTGGTCGAGGCTGAGAGAATCCTCCAGCGGATGATAGAGAAGAATCCCGTCCTGCAAAAACTGATAGACGATTTAGACCTTGTGCTGGTCGGTGCATCTCCAATCGGCAACGATGATGAAAAACCTCCCTGA
- the sppA gene encoding signal peptide peptidase SppA codes for MKDFFKYVGATVVGLIVFGLIVVIFGTMSIVGLISSAQATQNVSKNSVLVLNLSGSLAEQGSDNVWGMLTGNELGSVGLDDILSAIKKAKNNDRIKGIYLESGIFLANYASRQEIRNALLDFKKSGKKIIAYGDNYTQGNYYLASVADKVFLNPQGMIDWHGIGAQPMFVKDLLKKVGIQYQVVKVGKYKSATEMYIADKMSDPSREQTQAYIDGIWSDVLKAVSDSRKINVDQLNQYADSLITFSNPKDYVDAKLVDGLLYTNQVKAEVKKIFGLDKDDPVNQVGVTDMRSVKEETEGKQVAVYYAYGSIVDNPVTGSMFGAEHMIVGSEVCKDLEALAEDDDVKAVVLRINSGGGSAYASEQMWNQVEQLKKKKPVVVSMGDMAASGGYYMGCNANWIVAQPTTLTGSIGIFAMIPDMSQLLTQKLGIKFDEVKTNKNSTFGSSARPLNEEEIGYLARYIDRGYALFRQRVADGRKLSVNQVEAIAQGHVFVGRDALKIKLVDELGGLEKAVAKAAKLAKLDEFYTQDYPAKASWMDQLTGAMSGGNYLDEQLRATLGEYYEPFMLLKTMNQQNMIQARIPFYLNIR; via the coding sequence ATGAAAGATTTTTTCAAATATGTTGGAGCAACAGTCGTAGGACTGATCGTTTTTGGACTGATTGTGGTGATTTTTGGCACGATGAGTATAGTAGGTTTGATATCATCTGCGCAAGCTACTCAAAATGTTAGCAAAAACTCCGTTCTTGTTTTAAATCTTTCAGGTAGTTTGGCTGAACAAGGTAGTGATAATGTTTGGGGAATGCTCACTGGAAACGAACTTGGTTCCGTAGGGCTTGACGATATTCTTTCTGCCATCAAAAAAGCAAAAAATAATGACAGAATCAAAGGAATCTATTTAGAGTCGGGTATATTTTTGGCTAATTATGCCAGTAGACAAGAGATAAGAAATGCACTCTTAGACTTCAAAAAAAGCGGCAAAAAAATCATTGCTTACGGTGACAACTACACTCAGGGCAACTACTATCTGGCCTCTGTGGCTGACAAGGTTTTCCTGAATCCACAAGGCATGATTGATTGGCACGGCATTGGCGCTCAACCGATGTTTGTGAAAGATTTGCTGAAAAAAGTCGGTATACAGTATCAAGTCGTCAAAGTTGGAAAATACAAGAGTGCCACTGAAATGTACATCGCCGACAAGATGAGCGATCCCAGTCGTGAGCAAACGCAGGCTTACATCGACGGTATTTGGTCAGATGTGCTCAAGGCAGTGAGTGACAGCAGGAAAATCAACGTGGATCAGTTGAACCAATATGCTGACAGCTTGATAACTTTCAGCAATCCAAAGGACTATGTGGATGCCAAATTGGTAGATGGCTTGCTTTATACCAACCAAGTGAAAGCCGAAGTAAAGAAGATATTCGGACTCGACAAGGATGATCCTGTCAACCAAGTGGGCGTCACTGACATGCGTAGTGTCAAGGAAGAAACCGAAGGAAAACAGGTTGCGGTGTATTATGCATACGGCTCTATCGTCGACAATCCGGTGACTGGCAGCATGTTTGGTGCAGAACACATGATTGTAGGTTCGGAAGTTTGCAAGGATTTGGAGGCTTTGGCGGAAGATGATGACGTGAAAGCAGTTGTTCTTAGAATCAACTCAGGCGGCGGAAGTGCATACGCTTCAGAGCAGATGTGGAATCAGGTTGAGCAACTGAAGAAGAAGAAACCCGTAGTGGTTTCGATGGGTGATATGGCTGCATCAGGCGGATATTACATGGGTTGCAATGCCAATTGGATTGTAGCGCAGCCTACCACACTTACGGGCAGCATCGGTATTTTTGCCATGATACCAGATATGAGTCAGTTGCTTACACAGAAATTGGGAATCAAGTTTGATGAAGTGAAAACCAATAAGAATTCTACGTTTGGCTCGTCAGCGCGACCGCTGAACGAAGAAGAAATCGGTTACCTCGCAAGATATATTGATAGAGGGTACGCTCTCTTCCGCCAACGCGTGGCTGATGGACGTAAATTGTCTGTCAATCAAGTAGAGGCTATCGCCCAAGGGCACGTCTTCGTAGGGCGAGATGCCTTGAAAATCAAGTTGGTAGACGAATTAGGTGGCCTTGAAAAAGCAGTAGCAAAGGCTGCAAAGCTGGCTAAACTCGATGAATTCTACACACAAGACTATCCTGCAAAGGCAAGTTGGATGGATCAATTGACGGGTGCCATGAGCGGCGGCAACTATCTTGACGAGCAATTACGAGCCACATTAGGCGAATATTACGAACCCTTCATGTTGCTCAAGACAATGAATCAGCAAAATATGATTCAAGCTCGTATACCTTTTTATCTGAACATCAGATAA
- a CDS encoding CfxA family broad-spectrum class A beta-lactamase → MEKNRKKQIVVLSIALVCIFILVFSLFHKSATKDSANPPLTNVLTDSISQIVSACPGEIGVAVIVNNRDTVKVNNKSVYPMMSVFKVHQALALCNDFDNKGISLDTLVNINRDKLDPKTWSPMLKDYSGPVISLTVRDLLRYTLTQSDNNASNLMFKDMVNVAQTDSFIATLIPRSSFQIAYTEEEMSADHNKAYSNYTSPLGAAMLMNRLFTEGLIDDEKQSFIKNTLKECKTGVDRIAAPLLDKEGVVIAHKTGSGYVNENGVLAAHNDVAYICLPNNISYTLAVFVKDFKGNESQASQYVAHISAVVYSLLMQTSVKS, encoded by the coding sequence ATGGAAAAAAACAGAAAAAAACAAATCGTAGTTTTGAGTATAGCTTTAGTTTGCATTTTCATCTTGGTATTTTCATTGTTCCATAAATCAGCGACAAAAGATAGCGCAAATCCTCCTTTAACAAATGTTTTGACTGATAGCATTTCTCAAATTGTCTCAGCTTGTCCTGGCGAAATTGGTGTGGCGGTTATTGTTAATAACAGAGATACGGTTAAGGTCAATAATAAGAGTGTTTATCCTATGATGAGTGTGTTTAAGGTTCATCAGGCATTAGCTCTTTGTAATGACTTTGACAATAAAGGAATTTCACTTGATACCTTAGTAAATATAAATAGGGATAAACTTGACCCAAAGACTTGGAGTCCTATGCTGAAAGATTATTCAGGGCCAGTCATATCATTGACAGTGAGAGATTTGCTGCGTTATACTCTTACTCAGAGTGACAACAATGCAAGCAACCTTATGTTTAAGGATATGGTTAATGTCGCTCAAACAGATAGTTTTATAGCCACACTCATTCCTCGTTCAAGTTTTCAGATAGCTTATACGGAAGAGGAAATGTCGGCTGACCATAACAAGGCTTACTCTAACTATACATCTCCTCTTGGTGCTGCAATGTTGATGAATCGTTTGTTTACTGAAGGTCTTATCGATGATGAGAAACAAAGTTTCATTAAGAATACGTTAAAAGAATGCAAAACAGGTGTAGATAGGATAGCAGCTCCACTTCTTGATAAAGAAGGGGTTGTTATAGCGCATAAGACAGGTTCAGGTTATGTTAATGAAAATGGTGTTCTTGCAGCTCACAATGATGTTGCCTATATATGTCTGCCTAATAATATCAGTTATACCTTAGCGGTATTTGTTAAGGATTTCAAGGGAAATGAATCACAAGCGTCACAATATGTTGCGCATATATCAGCTGTAGTATATTCTTTATTAATGCAAACTTCAGTAAAATCTTAA
- the thiL gene encoding thiamine-phosphate kinase yields MTDISKLGEFKLIDHLTKDIQLQNQSTKLGVGDDCAVMHYPDKEVLMTTDMLMEGVHFDLTYIDMQHLGYKSAMVNISDIFAMNGTPKQLLVSLAIDKRFKVEDMETFYSGLQMACNKWHVDIVGGDTTSSRTGMAISITCVGEAKKEDIVYRSGAKDTDLICVSGDLGAAYMGLMLLEREKDVYYQQIDELKKKLKAAQKEQDNQLIEHLKKKLSELGNFQPDFAGKEYLLQRQLQTEARGDIIEKLQTANIHPTAMIDISDGLSSELLHICKQSKCGCRIYEKNLPIDYQTAVMAEELNMNVTTCALNGGEDYELLFTVPITDHEKIQQVEGVRMIGHITKESLGTQLITRDNQEFTLRAQGWNPL; encoded by the coding sequence ATGACAGACATTTCAAAACTGGGTGAATTCAAACTCATTGATCACCTCACAAAAGACATCCAATTACAGAACCAATCAACAAAACTTGGTGTTGGTGACGATTGCGCCGTGATGCACTATCCTGACAAGGAGGTACTGATGACCACAGACATGCTGATGGAAGGTGTTCATTTCGACCTCACTTACATCGACATGCAACATCTTGGCTACAAGTCAGCCATGGTAAACATCAGCGATATATTTGCCATGAACGGAACGCCTAAGCAGTTGTTGGTGAGCCTTGCCATCGACAAAAGGTTTAAAGTTGAAGACATGGAGACTTTTTATAGCGGCCTGCAAATGGCCTGCAATAAATGGCATGTGGACATTGTGGGAGGTGATACGACATCCTCACGCACGGGTATGGCCATCAGCATTACCTGCGTTGGGGAAGCAAAGAAGGAAGACATCGTCTATCGCAGCGGCGCAAAAGACACTGACCTGATTTGCGTCAGCGGTGATTTAGGTGCAGCCTATATGGGATTGATGTTGTTAGAGCGTGAGAAAGATGTATATTACCAGCAGATAGATGAACTCAAAAAGAAACTTAAAGCAGCGCAAAAGGAACAAGACAATCAACTCATTGAGCATCTGAAGAAGAAACTTAGCGAGCTTGGTAACTTCCAACCTGACTTTGCAGGGAAAGAGTATCTGCTGCAAAGACAACTGCAAACAGAAGCAAGAGGCGACATCATAGAAAAGCTCCAAACTGCTAACATCCACCCTACTGCCATGATTGATATCTCTGATGGATTGAGCAGTGAATTGCTACATATATGCAAACAAAGCAAATGCGGATGTAGAATTTATGAGAAAAACCTGCCGATTGACTACCAAACAGCTGTCATGGCAGAAGAACTGAACATGAACGTCACGACTTGTGCGTTGAATGGCGGCGAAGACTACGAACTGCTTTTCACTGTTCCCATCACCGATCATGAAAAGATACAGCAAGTAGAAGGCGTGCGAATGATTGGACATATCACCAAAGAATCATTGGGAACTCAACTAATCACTCGTGACAATCAGGAATTCACACTGCGGGCTCAGGGATGGAACCCACTGTAA
- a CDS encoding transposase family protein, with product MKTEQLLRCIFPEILADYFDVIDIQESISQIDFWLDERNFMEEADRKSGTVSSYGFTAERVVHDFPLRGKPVYLHVRRRKWRDSSTGEIFSYSYDDLTAEGSKLSPEFVSFLKE from the coding sequence ATGAAGACCGAGCAATTGTTGCGTTGTATCTTTCCTGAGATACTCGCAGATTATTTTGATGTGATAGATATCCAAGAGAGTATTTCCCAGATAGACTTCTGGTTGGATGAGCGTAACTTTATGGAAGAAGCAGACCGCAAGTCTGGCACAGTAAGCAGTTACGGCTTTACCGCCGAACGGGTTGTCCATGACTTTCCCCTTCGTGGCAAGCCCGTTTACCTTCATGTCCGCCGTCGAAAATGGCGTGACAGTTCCACGGGTGAGATATTCAGTTATTCTTACGATGACCTGACGGCTGAGGGCAGCAAACTATCCCCTGAGTTCGTTTCTTTTTTAAAAGAATAG
- a CDS encoding SDR family NAD(P)-dependent oxidoreductase, with translation MNKVIIMGASSGMGKELAQLFYDAGWTVGIAARRIDCLNKWREEKLSGNFSVSNGLQARTSTIHTAQIDVCSDDAPARLHDLIERMGGVDLYLHVSGVGKINQELEEDIELNTVNTNGMGFVRMVGAAYRYMAAYGGGHIAVVSSIAGTKGLGPAPAYSATKSMQNIYIQSLEQLANSRKLHIKFTDLRPGFVDTPLLNGGSYPMMLNQKTVAAKMFHAILRHEHVRIIDWRWSVLVALWKLVPNWIWRRIPFKR, from the coding sequence ATGAACAAAGTAATTATCATGGGAGCCTCATCAGGAATGGGGAAAGAACTGGCGCAACTCTTTTATGATGCCGGCTGGACTGTCGGGATAGCGGCCCGACGTATCGACTGTTTGAACAAGTGGAGAGAAGAAAAGCTTAGTGGTAACTTCTCCGTAAGTAATGGCTTGCAAGCTCGCACTTCAACCATCCATACTGCCCAAATTGATGTATGTAGCGATGATGCTCCTGCCCGGCTGCACGATTTAATTGAGCGCATGGGTGGGGTAGACTTATATTTGCATGTGTCAGGTGTCGGAAAAATCAATCAAGAGCTTGAGGAAGATATAGAGCTGAACACGGTAAACACCAATGGCATGGGGTTCGTCAGGATGGTGGGAGCCGCCTACAGATATATGGCGGCGTATGGGGGAGGCCACATTGCTGTGGTGTCATCCATTGCCGGCACCAAGGGATTAGGGCCAGCACCGGCATACAGTGCAACCAAATCCATGCAAAACATTTACATTCAGTCACTTGAGCAATTGGCCAATTCTCGTAAACTCCACATCAAGTTTACAGATCTTAGGCCAGGTTTTGTGGATACTCCTTTGCTCAACGGAGGCTCGTATCCCATGATGCTGAATCAAAAAACAGTTGCCGCCAAGATGTTTCATGCCATATTGCGTCATGAGCATGTACGCATCATCGACTGGCGTTGGTCTGTTTTGGTTGCATTATGGAAGTTGGTACCCAATTGGATTTGGAGGAGAATACCGTTCAAAAGATGA
- a CDS encoding outer membrane beta-barrel family protein gives MAEKTKLIIGIILFNMVICYANAQTDSLATKIDSLEKVYNLEGITVTAHKRIFTQKPDRLIFNVENSIVSNGGNALAALKITPGIKVQNEQITMIGKNEMTVMVDERPVKLSGESLINFLRGISSTTIKSIEVISTPPAKYKAQGNSGLVNIILKKAKVGTWSLILRNTYQQATYGDNKSGADFNLRKKKLSISSNISTASGKDRYAMDQFTYYPVETWHLSAPLKRSYNFMNVNFGVDYDASRTLTIGMNYLGHKTNNPFRQYKFNTEIMDANNNMSSYMETFNDKIHKGYTHVLNVHGIVRLDSLGKKIKIDLDYLRNTNKDSTSDYGASYFPDREQIAGSYYANISRNKSEVSNYAAKVDVELPLRWINLNFGGQLDFTTNCNDYTFYDNLSGSQIVDNSQSNYFKYKENIAALYLSASKSLSKRLSMQFGIRVEQTYTEGRSLTIDQANKHHYLNAFPSAYVLYKLSDIKSLSLSYSRRINRPYFYDMNPFKTYTSQYDYSVGNTSLKPSYSDNLDLMLSSGIFVHKVWYSHVSDDYGIYPTIDPTTKIIKRSPSNFINYYSVGMSESYTFNKWWWWNSYNNVTFYYINKRAILSEAPPMIDRISGNFMTQNDFLLNKKKTWILNFGFYYELPYISSYSKVASNYYFYMGVRTNLLENRLSLSLNVNDIFKTYRMCETMTSNDVRYKYDNRSDTRYLQFSVSYKIGNSSIRGRRHATANENIRRRIK, from the coding sequence ATGGCAGAAAAGACAAAACTAATAATAGGTATAATTCTTTTTAATATGGTGATTTGTTATGCAAATGCTCAAACGGACAGTCTTGCGACCAAGATAGACTCATTGGAGAAAGTCTATAATTTAGAGGGGATTACTGTCACCGCGCATAAAAGGATTTTCACCCAAAAGCCCGACCGTTTGATCTTCAATGTTGAAAACTCTATTGTGAGCAATGGCGGTAACGCTTTGGCCGCACTGAAGATTACTCCCGGAATAAAAGTGCAAAATGAACAGATAACAATGATCGGCAAAAACGAAATGACAGTCATGGTAGATGAACGTCCTGTGAAGTTAAGTGGTGAAAGCCTTATAAATTTTCTAAGAGGAATTTCTTCAACAACAATTAAAAGCATAGAGGTTATTAGCACGCCTCCGGCAAAATATAAAGCACAGGGTAACAGCGGATTGGTTAATATTATATTGAAAAAGGCTAAAGTCGGTACTTGGTCGCTGATTTTGAGAAATACCTATCAGCAGGCTACTTATGGGGATAATAAGAGCGGAGCAGACTTTAATTTGAGGAAGAAGAAGCTCTCCATATCCTCCAATATCTCGACAGCTTCTGGGAAGGACAGATATGCCATGGACCAATTTACTTATTACCCTGTTGAGACTTGGCATCTGTCAGCGCCATTAAAGCGGAGTTATAACTTCATGAATGTGAACTTTGGTGTTGACTATGATGCGAGCCGGACATTGACTATTGGCATGAACTATTTGGGGCATAAAACGAATAATCCTTTTAGGCAATACAAGTTTAACACCGAAATTATGGATGCAAATAACAATATGTCATCCTACATGGAGACTTTCAATGATAAAATACATAAGGGGTATACCCATGTCCTTAATGTTCATGGTATAGTCAGATTGGATTCGCTTGGAAAAAAGATAAAGATAGATTTAGATTATTTGAGGAACACCAATAAGGACTCCACGAGCGATTATGGGGCAAGCTATTTTCCTGATAGGGAGCAGATTGCAGGCAGTTATTATGCGAATATCAGCAGAAACAAGAGCGAAGTGTCAAACTATGCGGCAAAAGTGGATGTGGAATTGCCATTACGGTGGATAAATTTGAACTTTGGGGGGCAGTTGGATTTTACGACCAATTGCAATGACTACACGTTCTATGACAATCTTTCCGGTAGCCAGATCGTTGACAATAGCCAAAGCAACTATTTTAAATATAAGGAAAATATAGCAGCTTTATACTTGTCTGCCAGTAAAAGCTTAAGTAAAAGGCTTAGCATGCAATTTGGCATAAGGGTTGAGCAAACTTATACTGAAGGCCGGTCTCTTACCATTGATCAAGCCAACAAACATCATTATCTCAATGCTTTTCCCTCTGCTTATGTTTTGTATAAGTTGTCAGACATCAAATCTCTTTCCTTGAGTTACAGCAGAAGGATAAACAGACCGTATTTCTATGATATGAATCCATTTAAGACTTATACCAGTCAATACGACTACAGCGTAGGAAATACGTCTCTGAAGCCTTCTTATTCCGACAACCTGGATTTAATGCTTTCTTCGGGTATATTTGTCCATAAAGTATGGTATAGCCATGTATCTGACGACTATGGGATATACCCGACAATCGACCCGACCACAAAGATTATCAAGCGTTCCCCGAGCAATTTCATAAATTACTATAGCGTGGGGATGTCCGAATCCTATACATTCAACAAGTGGTGGTGGTGGAACTCCTATAATAATGTTACATTTTACTATATCAACAAGAGGGCAATTCTTTCGGAAGCTCCTCCAATGATAGATAGGATAAGCGGTAATTTCATGACCCAGAATGATTTTCTCTTGAATAAAAAGAAAACTTGGATACTGAATTTTGGATTTTACTATGAACTCCCTTACATTAGTTCCTATAGTAAGGTGGCCTCCAATTATTATTTTTATATGGGAGTGAGAACGAATCTGTTGGAAAACAGGCTGTCTCTCTCACTTAATGTGAATGACATCTTCAAAACTTACCGCATGTGCGAAACCATGACTTCAAACGATGTCAGGTACAAATATGATAACCGTTCAGACACTAGATATTTGCAGTTCTCAGTGAGCTATAAAATAGGCAACAGCTCGATAAGAGGCAGAAGGCATGCAACTGCAAATGAGAACATTAGGCGTCGAATAAAATAA
- the lpxK gene encoding tetraacyldisaccharide 4'-kinase, producing the protein MRTEGDYIKINEWLLPLSWLYGIGVRLRNQMFEMGILKEQTYDIPIISVGNMTVGGTGKTPHVEYLVRLLGGRMKVGVLSRGYKRKSKGYVLAREDSTMQEIGDEPFQMKSKFPNIFVAVDANRRRGIENLTSDAETKDVDVIILDDAYQHRYVKPGINILLVDYHRFIMNDQLLPAGRLREPLSGKNRADVVIVTKCPKDLKPMEFRVLTKNLDLYPFQSLFFTTIKYGSLQPIFGGPTRTLHTIKKTNVLLVTGIASPKQMYEDLKHHCQQIHPLKFADHHLFTRKDIDKLNAQFETISSPKIVITTEKDATRLIAVDGLSDQVKNAIYSLPIQISFLQNDEEAFNHKIISYVRKNSRNSILVERKDDNKSKDSNHPGNRTRTISFRDNR; encoded by the coding sequence ATGAGGACAGAAGGAGATTATATAAAGATTAACGAATGGCTGCTGCCACTGAGTTGGCTGTATGGAATTGGTGTAAGGTTGCGCAATCAAATGTTTGAAATGGGCATCCTGAAAGAACAGACATACGATATTCCCATCATCTCCGTTGGAAACATGACTGTGGGTGGAACGGGAAAAACGCCTCATGTTGAATACCTGGTTCGCCTCCTTGGTGGCAGGATGAAAGTGGGTGTGCTGTCAAGAGGCTATAAACGAAAAAGTAAAGGCTATGTACTGGCGCGCGAAGATTCAACCATGCAGGAAATTGGGGATGAGCCGTTCCAGATGAAATCCAAATTCCCCAACATCTTTGTCGCTGTGGATGCGAACAGAAGGAGGGGCATTGAGAACCTGACATCTGATGCAGAAACGAAAGATGTTGATGTAATCATCCTTGATGACGCTTACCAACATCGCTATGTAAAGCCAGGAATCAACATCTTGCTGGTAGACTATCATCGATTCATCATGAACGACCAACTGTTGCCAGCGGGGCGTCTACGTGAACCATTGAGTGGGAAAAATCGAGCAGATGTCGTCATCGTGACCAAATGTCCTAAAGACTTAAAGCCAATGGAGTTTCGGGTTTTGACCAAAAACCTGGACCTCTACCCTTTTCAATCTCTGTTCTTTACGACAATCAAATATGGTAGTTTGCAACCTATTTTTGGCGGACCAACTCGCACTCTCCATACCATTAAGAAGACAAACGTGCTCTTGGTGACGGGCATCGCTTCGCCTAAGCAAATGTATGAAGACCTGAAACACCATTGTCAGCAAATTCATCCATTAAAATTTGCTGACCACCACCTGTTCACAAGGAAAGACATAGACAAACTAAATGCACAATTTGAGACAATCTCTTCACCTAAAATTGTCATCACAACCGAAAAAGATGCCACGCGACTGATCGCTGTAGACGGCCTTTCTGACCAAGTCAAGAATGCCATTTATTCATTACCAATACAAATAAGTTTTCTTCAAAACGATGAAGAAGCATTCAACCATAAAATCATTAGTTATGTACGAAAAAATTCAAGAAACAGCATCCTGGTTGAAAGAAAGGATGACAACAAGTCCAAAGACAGCAATCATCCTGGGAACCGGACTAGGACAATTAGCTTCAGAGATAACAGATAG